The following coding sequences lie in one Arachis hypogaea cultivar Tifrunner chromosome 9, arahy.Tifrunner.gnm2.J5K5, whole genome shotgun sequence genomic window:
- the LOC112711873 gene encoding cysteine-rich receptor-like protein kinase 19 isoform X1, producing the protein MFDTKNITLPFLLRTLTLTVLLTSEHASASVFDSVNCTTNSTFAPNSTFDVNLSTLFSYLTSNVTNGNNLRFFNATAGSHGSDAAVYGLFMCRGDVPLALCRECVGFAAQNIASSCPSANEAVIWYNECLLRYSNRFFFSTMDEWPRYQIKIPLGDPVVLHSKGFYSALGSIFNGIGNEAALALGGSDNKYAVKQAAATATTTVYGLAQCTPDLSAADCKRCIVDAAAEFPRTCCGGSIGGSVMFPSCIVRYETYPFYQHSGTSGTLTTTNKGGGNSRTQVIAMVAVVVVILVMVLCFGYFYLRRKLRKRRKTGLRIRKNCNSIRPDMSASESFEFDLDTIQFATNNFSQGSRIGKGGYGEVYKGILPSGEEIAVKRLSRNSGQGVEEFKNEVLLIAKLQHRNLVRLMGFCLEDQESILIYEYVPNKSLDHFLFDPSKRRELTWSQRYKIIKGIVRGILYLHEDSRLMIIHRDLKPSNVLLDNHMNPKISDFGMARIVDTDHIQGCTNRVVGTYGYMSPEYAMHGQFSVKSDVFSFGVMVLEILSGKKNSSSFDSCRIDDLLSYAWKLWNSDESVFQLLDPVLQESYNPNEVERCIQIGLLCVQENPDERPTMGTIASYLTNDSVEMPYPQEPAFFMKGRTRRHASGHESYSSGHTTKYSFSSSVNEMPTTAFFPR; encoded by the exons ATGTTCGACACCAAAAATATCACACTACCATTCTTACTTAGAACCCTAACACTAACAGTACTTTTGACTTCAGAACATGCCTCAGCTTCTGTTTTCGATTCAGTCAACTGCACAACCAACTCCACCTTCGCTCCAAACAGCACCTTCGACGTCAACCTCAGCACACTCTTCTCATATCTTACTTCCAACGTCACCAACGGCAACAATCTCAGGTTCTTCAACGCAACTGCAGGCTCTCACGGTTCAGACGCCGCCGTCTACGGCCTCTTCATGTGCCGTGGTGACGTGCCACTTGCACTGTGCCGAGAGTGCGTCGGTTTCGCAGCGCAGAACATAGCCTCGTCGTGTCCCTCTGCTAACGAGGCTGTCATCTGGTACAACGAGTGCTTGTTACGCTACTCcaacagattcttcttctccaccaTGGACGAATGGCCAAG GTACCAGATCAAGATCCCGTTGGGGGACCCTGTGGTTTTGCACAGCAAAGGTTTCTACAGTGCTTTAGGGTCCATATTCAATGGGATTGGAAATGAAGCAGCCTTGGCTCTTGGCGGTTCTGATAACAAGTATGCAGTGAAACAAGCTGCCGCCACGGCCACCACCACAGTGTACGGTCTTGCTCAGTGCACGCCGGACCTCTCAGCCGCTGACTGCAAGCGGTGTATCGTGGACGCGGCGGCTGAATTTCCAAGGACTTGCTGCGGCGGGAGCATAGGGGGAAGTGTTATGTTTCCAAGTTGCATTGTTAGGTATGAAACGTATCCGTTTTATCAGCATTCAGGTACCTCCGGGACATTAACAACAACTAATAAGG GAGGAGGAAATAGCAGAACACAAGTGATTGCTATGGTTGCAGttgtggttgtgattttggtgatgGTTTTATGCTTTGGCTACTTTTACCTTCGAAGAAAACTGAGGAAGAGACGCAAGACTGGTCTCAGAATCAGAAAAAACTGTAATTCCA TTAGGCCTGATATGAGTGCCTCAgagtcttttgaatttgatttggATACAATTCAATTCGCAACAAACAATTTTTCTCAAGGGAGCAGGATAGGCAAAGGAGGGTATGGAGAAGTCTACAAG GGAATTCTTCCTAGCGGAGAAGAAATAGCAGTGAAGAGGCTCTCAAGAAATTCTGGACAGGGGGTGGAGGAGTTCAAGAATGAAGTATTGTTGATAGCTAAACTTCAGCACAGGAATTTGGTGAGGTTAATGGGATTCTGTCTCGAAGATCAAGAGAGTATACTTATCTATGAATATGTACCTAACAAGAGCCTTGATCACTTCCTATTTG ATCCCTCCAAGCGAAGAGAATTAACTTGGTCGCaacgttataaaatcataaaaggaattgTTCGAGGAATTCTTTATCTTCATGAAGATTCTCGTCTCATGATAATACATCGAGACCTCAAACCAAGCAATGTTCTACTAGATAATCACATGAATCCCAAAATTTCTGACTTTGGAATGGCGAGGATAGTAGATACGGATCACATCCAAGGATGTACTAACAGAGTAGTGGGCACATA TGGTTATATGTCTCCCGAATATGCAATGCATGGACAATTTTCTGTAAAATCAGATGTTTTTAGTTTTGGAGTCATGGTTCTTGAGATTTTAAGTGGAAAGAAGAATTCTTCTTCTTTTGATTCATGTCGTATTGACGACCTCTTGAGTTAT GCATGGAAACTGTGGAATAGTGATGAATCAGTATTTCAATTGCTGGATCCAGTTCTGCAAGAATCTTATAATCCAAATGAAGTTGAAAGATGTATTCAGATTGGATTATTGTGTGTACAAGAAAATCCAGATGAGAGGCCTACAATGGGGACCATAGCTTCATATCTTACAAATGATTCAGTtgaaatgccatatcctcaggaACCAGCATTTTTCATGAAAGGAAGGACAAGAAGGCATGCATCTGGACATGAATCATATTCATCAGGTCACACCACCAAATATTCTTTCTCATCCTCTGTAAATGAGATGCCTACAACTGCTTTCTTCCCTCGATAG
- the LOC112711873 gene encoding cysteine-rich receptor-like protein kinase 19 isoform X3, translating into MFDTKNITLPFLLRTLTLTVLLTSEHASASVFDSVNCTTNSTFAPNSTFDVNLSTLFSYLTSNVTNGNNLRFFNATAGSHGSDAAVYGLFMCRGDVPLALCRECVGFAAQNIASSCPSANEAVIWYNECLLRYSNRFFFSTMDEWPRYQIKIPLGDPVVLHSKGFYSALGSIFNGIGNEAALALGGSDNKYAVKQAAATATTTVYGLAQCTPDLSAADCKRCIVDAAAEFPRTCCGGSIGGSVMFPSCIVRYETYPFYQHSGTSGTLTTTNKGGGNSRTQVIAMVAVVVVILVMVLCFGYFYLRRKLRKRRKTGLRIRKNCNSIRPDMSASESFEFDLDTIQFATNNFSQGSRIGKGGYGEVYKGILPSGEEIAVKRLSRNSGQGVEEFKNEVLLIAKLQHRNLVRLMGFCLEDQESILIYEYVPNKSLDHFLFDPSKRRELTWSQRYKIIKGIVRGILYLHEDSRLMIIHRDLKPSNVLLDNHMNPKISDFGMARIVDTDHIQGCTNRVVGTYGYMSPEYAMHGQFSVKSDVFSFGVMVLEILSGKKNSSSFDSCRIDDLLSYAWKLWNSDESVFQLLDPVLQESYNPNEVERCIQIGLLCVQENPDERPTMGTIASYLTNDSVEMPYPQEPAFFMKGRTRRHASGHESYSSESILKRYWKELVGRT; encoded by the exons ATGTTCGACACCAAAAATATCACACTACCATTCTTACTTAGAACCCTAACACTAACAGTACTTTTGACTTCAGAACATGCCTCAGCTTCTGTTTTCGATTCAGTCAACTGCACAACCAACTCCACCTTCGCTCCAAACAGCACCTTCGACGTCAACCTCAGCACACTCTTCTCATATCTTACTTCCAACGTCACCAACGGCAACAATCTCAGGTTCTTCAACGCAACTGCAGGCTCTCACGGTTCAGACGCCGCCGTCTACGGCCTCTTCATGTGCCGTGGTGACGTGCCACTTGCACTGTGCCGAGAGTGCGTCGGTTTCGCAGCGCAGAACATAGCCTCGTCGTGTCCCTCTGCTAACGAGGCTGTCATCTGGTACAACGAGTGCTTGTTACGCTACTCcaacagattcttcttctccaccaTGGACGAATGGCCAAG GTACCAGATCAAGATCCCGTTGGGGGACCCTGTGGTTTTGCACAGCAAAGGTTTCTACAGTGCTTTAGGGTCCATATTCAATGGGATTGGAAATGAAGCAGCCTTGGCTCTTGGCGGTTCTGATAACAAGTATGCAGTGAAACAAGCTGCCGCCACGGCCACCACCACAGTGTACGGTCTTGCTCAGTGCACGCCGGACCTCTCAGCCGCTGACTGCAAGCGGTGTATCGTGGACGCGGCGGCTGAATTTCCAAGGACTTGCTGCGGCGGGAGCATAGGGGGAAGTGTTATGTTTCCAAGTTGCATTGTTAGGTATGAAACGTATCCGTTTTATCAGCATTCAGGTACCTCCGGGACATTAACAACAACTAATAAGG GAGGAGGAAATAGCAGAACACAAGTGATTGCTATGGTTGCAGttgtggttgtgattttggtgatgGTTTTATGCTTTGGCTACTTTTACCTTCGAAGAAAACTGAGGAAGAGACGCAAGACTGGTCTCAGAATCAGAAAAAACTGTAATTCCA TTAGGCCTGATATGAGTGCCTCAgagtcttttgaatttgatttggATACAATTCAATTCGCAACAAACAATTTTTCTCAAGGGAGCAGGATAGGCAAAGGAGGGTATGGAGAAGTCTACAAG GGAATTCTTCCTAGCGGAGAAGAAATAGCAGTGAAGAGGCTCTCAAGAAATTCTGGACAGGGGGTGGAGGAGTTCAAGAATGAAGTATTGTTGATAGCTAAACTTCAGCACAGGAATTTGGTGAGGTTAATGGGATTCTGTCTCGAAGATCAAGAGAGTATACTTATCTATGAATATGTACCTAACAAGAGCCTTGATCACTTCCTATTTG ATCCCTCCAAGCGAAGAGAATTAACTTGGTCGCaacgttataaaatcataaaaggaattgTTCGAGGAATTCTTTATCTTCATGAAGATTCTCGTCTCATGATAATACATCGAGACCTCAAACCAAGCAATGTTCTACTAGATAATCACATGAATCCCAAAATTTCTGACTTTGGAATGGCGAGGATAGTAGATACGGATCACATCCAAGGATGTACTAACAGAGTAGTGGGCACATA TGGTTATATGTCTCCCGAATATGCAATGCATGGACAATTTTCTGTAAAATCAGATGTTTTTAGTTTTGGAGTCATGGTTCTTGAGATTTTAAGTGGAAAGAAGAATTCTTCTTCTTTTGATTCATGTCGTATTGACGACCTCTTGAGTTAT GCATGGAAACTGTGGAATAGTGATGAATCAGTATTTCAATTGCTGGATCCAGTTCTGCAAGAATCTTATAATCCAAATGAAGTTGAAAGATGTATTCAGATTGGATTATTGTGTGTACAAGAAAATCCAGATGAGAGGCCTACAATGGGGACCATAGCTTCATATCTTACAAATGATTCAGTtgaaatgccatatcctcaggaACCAGCATTTTTCATGAAAGGAAGGACAAGAAGGCATGCATCTGGACATGAATCATATTCATCAG AATCTATACTAAAGAGATATTGGAAAGAATTGGTAGGAaggacataa
- the LOC112711873 gene encoding cysteine-rich receptor-like protein kinase 19 isoform X2, which produces MFDTKNITLPFLLRTLTLTVLLTSEHASASVFDSVNCTTNSTFAPNSTFDVNLSTLFSYLTSNVTNGNNLRFFNATAGSHGSDAAVYGLFMCRGDVPLALCRECVGFAAQNIASSCPSANEAVIWYNECLLRYSNRFFFSTMDEWPRYQIKIPLGDPVVLHSKGFYSALGSIFNGIGNEAALALGGSDNKYAVKQAAATATTTVYGLAQCTPDLSAADCKRCIVDAAAEFPRTCCGGSIGGSVMFPSCIVRYETYPFYQHSGTSGTLTTTNKGGGNSRTQVIAMVAVVVVILVMVLCFGYFYLRRKLRKRRKTGLRIRKNFRPDMSASESFEFDLDTIQFATNNFSQGSRIGKGGYGEVYKGILPSGEEIAVKRLSRNSGQGVEEFKNEVLLIAKLQHRNLVRLMGFCLEDQESILIYEYVPNKSLDHFLFDPSKRRELTWSQRYKIIKGIVRGILYLHEDSRLMIIHRDLKPSNVLLDNHMNPKISDFGMARIVDTDHIQGCTNRVVGTYGYMSPEYAMHGQFSVKSDVFSFGVMVLEILSGKKNSSSFDSCRIDDLLSYAWKLWNSDESVFQLLDPVLQESYNPNEVERCIQIGLLCVQENPDERPTMGTIASYLTNDSVEMPYPQEPAFFMKGRTRRHASGHESYSSGHTTKYSFSSSVNEMPTTAFFPR; this is translated from the exons ATGTTCGACACCAAAAATATCACACTACCATTCTTACTTAGAACCCTAACACTAACAGTACTTTTGACTTCAGAACATGCCTCAGCTTCTGTTTTCGATTCAGTCAACTGCACAACCAACTCCACCTTCGCTCCAAACAGCACCTTCGACGTCAACCTCAGCACACTCTTCTCATATCTTACTTCCAACGTCACCAACGGCAACAATCTCAGGTTCTTCAACGCAACTGCAGGCTCTCACGGTTCAGACGCCGCCGTCTACGGCCTCTTCATGTGCCGTGGTGACGTGCCACTTGCACTGTGCCGAGAGTGCGTCGGTTTCGCAGCGCAGAACATAGCCTCGTCGTGTCCCTCTGCTAACGAGGCTGTCATCTGGTACAACGAGTGCTTGTTACGCTACTCcaacagattcttcttctccaccaTGGACGAATGGCCAAG GTACCAGATCAAGATCCCGTTGGGGGACCCTGTGGTTTTGCACAGCAAAGGTTTCTACAGTGCTTTAGGGTCCATATTCAATGGGATTGGAAATGAAGCAGCCTTGGCTCTTGGCGGTTCTGATAACAAGTATGCAGTGAAACAAGCTGCCGCCACGGCCACCACCACAGTGTACGGTCTTGCTCAGTGCACGCCGGACCTCTCAGCCGCTGACTGCAAGCGGTGTATCGTGGACGCGGCGGCTGAATTTCCAAGGACTTGCTGCGGCGGGAGCATAGGGGGAAGTGTTATGTTTCCAAGTTGCATTGTTAGGTATGAAACGTATCCGTTTTATCAGCATTCAGGTACCTCCGGGACATTAACAACAACTAATAAGG GAGGAGGAAATAGCAGAACACAAGTGATTGCTATGGTTGCAGttgtggttgtgattttggtgatgGTTTTATGCTTTGGCTACTTTTACCTTCGAAGAAAACTGAGGAAGAGACGCAAGACTGGTCTCAGAATCAGAAAAAACT TTAGGCCTGATATGAGTGCCTCAgagtcttttgaatttgatttggATACAATTCAATTCGCAACAAACAATTTTTCTCAAGGGAGCAGGATAGGCAAAGGAGGGTATGGAGAAGTCTACAAG GGAATTCTTCCTAGCGGAGAAGAAATAGCAGTGAAGAGGCTCTCAAGAAATTCTGGACAGGGGGTGGAGGAGTTCAAGAATGAAGTATTGTTGATAGCTAAACTTCAGCACAGGAATTTGGTGAGGTTAATGGGATTCTGTCTCGAAGATCAAGAGAGTATACTTATCTATGAATATGTACCTAACAAGAGCCTTGATCACTTCCTATTTG ATCCCTCCAAGCGAAGAGAATTAACTTGGTCGCaacgttataaaatcataaaaggaattgTTCGAGGAATTCTTTATCTTCATGAAGATTCTCGTCTCATGATAATACATCGAGACCTCAAACCAAGCAATGTTCTACTAGATAATCACATGAATCCCAAAATTTCTGACTTTGGAATGGCGAGGATAGTAGATACGGATCACATCCAAGGATGTACTAACAGAGTAGTGGGCACATA TGGTTATATGTCTCCCGAATATGCAATGCATGGACAATTTTCTGTAAAATCAGATGTTTTTAGTTTTGGAGTCATGGTTCTTGAGATTTTAAGTGGAAAGAAGAATTCTTCTTCTTTTGATTCATGTCGTATTGACGACCTCTTGAGTTAT GCATGGAAACTGTGGAATAGTGATGAATCAGTATTTCAATTGCTGGATCCAGTTCTGCAAGAATCTTATAATCCAAATGAAGTTGAAAGATGTATTCAGATTGGATTATTGTGTGTACAAGAAAATCCAGATGAGAGGCCTACAATGGGGACCATAGCTTCATATCTTACAAATGATTCAGTtgaaatgccatatcctcaggaACCAGCATTTTTCATGAAAGGAAGGACAAGAAGGCATGCATCTGGACATGAATCATATTCATCAGGTCACACCACCAAATATTCTTTCTCATCCTCTGTAAATGAGATGCCTACAACTGCTTTCTTCCCTCGATAG
- the LOC112711873 gene encoding cysteine-rich receptor-like protein kinase 19 isoform X4 translates to MFDTKNITLPFLLRTLTLTVLLTSEHASASVFDSVNCTTNSTFAPNSTFDVNLSTLFSYLTSNVTNGNNLRFFNATAGSHGSDAAVYGLFMCRGDVPLALCRECVGFAAQNIASSCPSANEAVIWYNECLLRYSNRFFFSTMDEWPRYQIKIPLGDPVVLHSKGFYSALGSIFNGIGNEAALALGGSDNKYAVKQAAATATTTVYGLAQCTPDLSAADCKRCIVDAAAEFPRTCCGGSIGGSVMFPSCIVRYETYPFYQHSGTSGTLTTTNKGGGNSRTQVIAMVAVVVVILVMVLCFGYFYLRRKLRKRRKTGLRIRKNFRPDMSASESFEFDLDTIQFATNNFSQGSRIGKGGYGEVYKGILPSGEEIAVKRLSRNSGQGVEEFKNEVLLIAKLQHRNLVRLMGFCLEDQESILIYEYVPNKSLDHFLFDPSKRRELTWSQRYKIIKGIVRGILYLHEDSRLMIIHRDLKPSNVLLDNHMNPKISDFGMARIVDTDHIQGCTNRVVGTYGYMSPEYAMHGQFSVKSDVFSFGVMVLEILSGKKNSSSFDSCRIDDLLSYAWKLWNSDESVFQLLDPVLQESYNPNEVERCIQIGLLCVQENPDERPTMGTIASYLTNDSVEMPYPQEPAFFMKGRTRRHASGHESYSSESILKRYWKELVGRT, encoded by the exons ATGTTCGACACCAAAAATATCACACTACCATTCTTACTTAGAACCCTAACACTAACAGTACTTTTGACTTCAGAACATGCCTCAGCTTCTGTTTTCGATTCAGTCAACTGCACAACCAACTCCACCTTCGCTCCAAACAGCACCTTCGACGTCAACCTCAGCACACTCTTCTCATATCTTACTTCCAACGTCACCAACGGCAACAATCTCAGGTTCTTCAACGCAACTGCAGGCTCTCACGGTTCAGACGCCGCCGTCTACGGCCTCTTCATGTGCCGTGGTGACGTGCCACTTGCACTGTGCCGAGAGTGCGTCGGTTTCGCAGCGCAGAACATAGCCTCGTCGTGTCCCTCTGCTAACGAGGCTGTCATCTGGTACAACGAGTGCTTGTTACGCTACTCcaacagattcttcttctccaccaTGGACGAATGGCCAAG GTACCAGATCAAGATCCCGTTGGGGGACCCTGTGGTTTTGCACAGCAAAGGTTTCTACAGTGCTTTAGGGTCCATATTCAATGGGATTGGAAATGAAGCAGCCTTGGCTCTTGGCGGTTCTGATAACAAGTATGCAGTGAAACAAGCTGCCGCCACGGCCACCACCACAGTGTACGGTCTTGCTCAGTGCACGCCGGACCTCTCAGCCGCTGACTGCAAGCGGTGTATCGTGGACGCGGCGGCTGAATTTCCAAGGACTTGCTGCGGCGGGAGCATAGGGGGAAGTGTTATGTTTCCAAGTTGCATTGTTAGGTATGAAACGTATCCGTTTTATCAGCATTCAGGTACCTCCGGGACATTAACAACAACTAATAAGG GAGGAGGAAATAGCAGAACACAAGTGATTGCTATGGTTGCAGttgtggttgtgattttggtgatgGTTTTATGCTTTGGCTACTTTTACCTTCGAAGAAAACTGAGGAAGAGACGCAAGACTGGTCTCAGAATCAGAAAAAACT TTAGGCCTGATATGAGTGCCTCAgagtcttttgaatttgatttggATACAATTCAATTCGCAACAAACAATTTTTCTCAAGGGAGCAGGATAGGCAAAGGAGGGTATGGAGAAGTCTACAAG GGAATTCTTCCTAGCGGAGAAGAAATAGCAGTGAAGAGGCTCTCAAGAAATTCTGGACAGGGGGTGGAGGAGTTCAAGAATGAAGTATTGTTGATAGCTAAACTTCAGCACAGGAATTTGGTGAGGTTAATGGGATTCTGTCTCGAAGATCAAGAGAGTATACTTATCTATGAATATGTACCTAACAAGAGCCTTGATCACTTCCTATTTG ATCCCTCCAAGCGAAGAGAATTAACTTGGTCGCaacgttataaaatcataaaaggaattgTTCGAGGAATTCTTTATCTTCATGAAGATTCTCGTCTCATGATAATACATCGAGACCTCAAACCAAGCAATGTTCTACTAGATAATCACATGAATCCCAAAATTTCTGACTTTGGAATGGCGAGGATAGTAGATACGGATCACATCCAAGGATGTACTAACAGAGTAGTGGGCACATA TGGTTATATGTCTCCCGAATATGCAATGCATGGACAATTTTCTGTAAAATCAGATGTTTTTAGTTTTGGAGTCATGGTTCTTGAGATTTTAAGTGGAAAGAAGAATTCTTCTTCTTTTGATTCATGTCGTATTGACGACCTCTTGAGTTAT GCATGGAAACTGTGGAATAGTGATGAATCAGTATTTCAATTGCTGGATCCAGTTCTGCAAGAATCTTATAATCCAAATGAAGTTGAAAGATGTATTCAGATTGGATTATTGTGTGTACAAGAAAATCCAGATGAGAGGCCTACAATGGGGACCATAGCTTCATATCTTACAAATGATTCAGTtgaaatgccatatcctcaggaACCAGCATTTTTCATGAAAGGAAGGACAAGAAGGCATGCATCTGGACATGAATCATATTCATCAG AATCTATACTAAAGAGATATTGGAAAGAATTGGTAGGAaggacataa
- the LOC112711873 gene encoding cysteine-rich receptor-like protein kinase 10 isoform X6 — protein MLWLLLPSKKTEEETQDWSQNQKKLPDMSASESFEFDLDTIQFATNNFSQGSRIGKGGYGEVYKGILPSGEEIAVKRLSRNSGQGVEEFKNEVLLIAKLQHRNLVRLMGFCLEDQESILIYEYVPNKSLDHFLFDPSKRRELTWSQRYKIIKGIVRGILYLHEDSRLMIIHRDLKPSNVLLDNHMNPKISDFGMARIVDTDHIQGCTNRVVGTYGYMSPEYAMHGQFSVKSDVFSFGVMVLEILSGKKNSSSFDSCRIDDLLSYAWKLWNSDESVFQLLDPVLQESYNPNEVERCIQIGLLCVQENPDERPTMGTIASYLTNDSVEMPYPQEPAFFMKGRTRRHASGHESYSSESILKRYWKELVGRT, from the exons ATGCTTTGGCTACTTTTACCTTCGAAGAAAACTGAGGAAGAGACGCAAGACTGGTCTCAGAATCAGAAAAAACT GCCTGATATGAGTGCCTCAgagtcttttgaatttgatttggATACAATTCAATTCGCAACAAACAATTTTTCTCAAGGGAGCAGGATAGGCAAAGGAGGGTATGGAGAAGTCTACAAG GGAATTCTTCCTAGCGGAGAAGAAATAGCAGTGAAGAGGCTCTCAAGAAATTCTGGACAGGGGGTGGAGGAGTTCAAGAATGAAGTATTGTTGATAGCTAAACTTCAGCACAGGAATTTGGTGAGGTTAATGGGATTCTGTCTCGAAGATCAAGAGAGTATACTTATCTATGAATATGTACCTAACAAGAGCCTTGATCACTTCCTATTTG ATCCCTCCAAGCGAAGAGAATTAACTTGGTCGCaacgttataaaatcataaaaggaattgTTCGAGGAATTCTTTATCTTCATGAAGATTCTCGTCTCATGATAATACATCGAGACCTCAAACCAAGCAATGTTCTACTAGATAATCACATGAATCCCAAAATTTCTGACTTTGGAATGGCGAGGATAGTAGATACGGATCACATCCAAGGATGTACTAACAGAGTAGTGGGCACATA TGGTTATATGTCTCCCGAATATGCAATGCATGGACAATTTTCTGTAAAATCAGATGTTTTTAGTTTTGGAGTCATGGTTCTTGAGATTTTAAGTGGAAAGAAGAATTCTTCTTCTTTTGATTCATGTCGTATTGACGACCTCTTGAGTTAT GCATGGAAACTGTGGAATAGTGATGAATCAGTATTTCAATTGCTGGATCCAGTTCTGCAAGAATCTTATAATCCAAATGAAGTTGAAAGATGTATTCAGATTGGATTATTGTGTGTACAAGAAAATCCAGATGAGAGGCCTACAATGGGGACCATAGCTTCATATCTTACAAATGATTCAGTtgaaatgccatatcctcaggaACCAGCATTTTTCATGAAAGGAAGGACAAGAAGGCATGCATCTGGACATGAATCATATTCATCAG AATCTATACTAAAGAGATATTGGAAAGAATTGGTAGGAaggacataa
- the LOC112711873 gene encoding cysteine-rich receptor-like protein kinase 10 isoform X5: MLWLLLPSKKTEEETQDWSQNQKKLPDMSASESFEFDLDTIQFATNNFSQGSRIGKGGYGEVYKGILPSGEEIAVKRLSRNSGQGVEEFKNEVLLIAKLQHRNLVRLMGFCLEDQESILIYEYVPNKSLDHFLFDPSKRRELTWSQRYKIIKGIVRGILYLHEDSRLMIIHRDLKPSNVLLDNHMNPKISDFGMARIVDTDHIQGCTNRVVGTYGYMSPEYAMHGQFSVKSDVFSFGVMVLEILSGKKNSSSFDSCRIDDLLSYAWKLWNSDESVFQLLDPVLQESYNPNEVERCIQIGLLCVQENPDERPTMGTIASYLTNDSVEMPYPQEPAFFMKGRTRRHASGHESYSSGHTTKYSFSSSVNEMPTTAFFPR; encoded by the exons ATGCTTTGGCTACTTTTACCTTCGAAGAAAACTGAGGAAGAGACGCAAGACTGGTCTCAGAATCAGAAAAAACT GCCTGATATGAGTGCCTCAgagtcttttgaatttgatttggATACAATTCAATTCGCAACAAACAATTTTTCTCAAGGGAGCAGGATAGGCAAAGGAGGGTATGGAGAAGTCTACAAG GGAATTCTTCCTAGCGGAGAAGAAATAGCAGTGAAGAGGCTCTCAAGAAATTCTGGACAGGGGGTGGAGGAGTTCAAGAATGAAGTATTGTTGATAGCTAAACTTCAGCACAGGAATTTGGTGAGGTTAATGGGATTCTGTCTCGAAGATCAAGAGAGTATACTTATCTATGAATATGTACCTAACAAGAGCCTTGATCACTTCCTATTTG ATCCCTCCAAGCGAAGAGAATTAACTTGGTCGCaacgttataaaatcataaaaggaattgTTCGAGGAATTCTTTATCTTCATGAAGATTCTCGTCTCATGATAATACATCGAGACCTCAAACCAAGCAATGTTCTACTAGATAATCACATGAATCCCAAAATTTCTGACTTTGGAATGGCGAGGATAGTAGATACGGATCACATCCAAGGATGTACTAACAGAGTAGTGGGCACATA TGGTTATATGTCTCCCGAATATGCAATGCATGGACAATTTTCTGTAAAATCAGATGTTTTTAGTTTTGGAGTCATGGTTCTTGAGATTTTAAGTGGAAAGAAGAATTCTTCTTCTTTTGATTCATGTCGTATTGACGACCTCTTGAGTTAT GCATGGAAACTGTGGAATAGTGATGAATCAGTATTTCAATTGCTGGATCCAGTTCTGCAAGAATCTTATAATCCAAATGAAGTTGAAAGATGTATTCAGATTGGATTATTGTGTGTACAAGAAAATCCAGATGAGAGGCCTACAATGGGGACCATAGCTTCATATCTTACAAATGATTCAGTtgaaatgccatatcctcaggaACCAGCATTTTTCATGAAAGGAAGGACAAGAAGGCATGCATCTGGACATGAATCATATTCATCAGGTCACACCACCAAATATTCTTTCTCATCCTCTGTAAATGAGATGCCTACAACTGCTTTCTTCCCTCGATAG